From Polaribacter butkevichii, a single genomic window includes:
- a CDS encoding NAD(P)/FAD-dependent oxidoreductase, translating into MSKIVILGAGISGHVAAAHLRRKLSKKHEVVVVSPNSNYQWVPSNIWVGIGRMKSEKIYFPLAPLYKKKGIGFKQAKAISFFPEGDKTEDKPYVLAEYVVGENKGKQEKVTYDYLINATGPKLNFEATEGLIPGKNKTFSVCTYTHADHAWAGLEALIQEMKKGKKAKILIGTGHGKSTCQGAAFEYILNVERELHKHNVRDLAEITWISNEYQLGDFGMDGMLLSYGGMTMKSHEMVEMIFEDRDIKWILGAGVNKIEDGIAHYENLDGEFKSETYDFAMLIPSFSGHGFKAYDKNNKEITEKLFKGFMLVDADYTPKPYEEWSVKDWPETYQNPSYKNIFAPGIAFAPPHAISKPRTSKNGTVISPAPPRTGMPSGITAIIVADNIIDSIKKGKEVLSHKGSMGNMGAACIASAGYGLTSGSGVSITTFPIVPDYEKYPKTKGRQLGKTFGEIGLAGHWLKLALHYAFIYKAKMRPFWWLIPE; encoded by the coding sequence ATGTCTAAAATTGTGATCTTAGGGGCAGGTATTTCTGGTCATGTTGCTGCGGCTCATTTACGCAGAAAGCTATCTAAAAAACACGAAGTTGTTGTGGTTTCTCCTAATAGTAACTATCAATGGGTTCCTTCTAATATTTGGGTAGGAATTGGTAGAATGAAATCAGAAAAAATCTATTTTCCTTTAGCACCTTTATATAAAAAGAAAGGCATAGGTTTTAAACAAGCAAAAGCAATTTCTTTTTTTCCTGAAGGCGATAAAACAGAAGATAAACCATATGTTTTAGCAGAATATGTAGTTGGAGAAAACAAAGGTAAGCAAGAAAAAGTAACCTACGATTATTTGATTAATGCCACAGGACCTAAATTAAATTTTGAAGCTACAGAAGGCTTAATCCCCGGAAAAAACAAAACTTTTTCGGTTTGTACTTATACACATGCAGATCATGCTTGGGCAGGGTTAGAAGCCTTAATTCAAGAAATGAAAAAAGGTAAAAAAGCTAAAATTTTAATTGGTACAGGTCACGGAAAATCTACTTGTCAAGGAGCTGCTTTCGAATATATTTTAAATGTAGAGCGAGAATTACACAAACATAATGTACGTGATTTGGCAGAAATTACATGGATTTCTAATGAATATCAATTAGGTGATTTTGGGATGGATGGTATGTTGTTAAGCTACGGAGGGATGACCATGAAATCTCATGAAATGGTTGAAATGATTTTTGAAGACAGAGACATTAAATGGATACTTGGCGCAGGTGTAAATAAAATTGAAGACGGTATAGCACATTATGAAAATTTAGATGGAGAATTTAAGTCAGAAACGTATGATTTTGCCATGCTAATTCCTTCATTTTCGGGGCATGGGTTTAAAGCTTATGATAAAAATAATAAAGAGATAACAGAAAAACTCTTTAAAGGCTTTATGTTAGTAGATGCAGATTATACACCAAAGCCTTATGAAGAATGGTCTGTAAAAGATTGGCCAGAAACGTATCAAAACCCAAGTTATAAAAATATTTTTGCACCCGGAATTGCCTTTGCACCTCCGCATGCAATTTCTAAACCAAGAACAAGTAAAAACGGAACGGTTATTTCTCCTGCACCACCAAGAACAGGTATGCCTTCTGGTATTACAGCAATAATAGTAGCAGATAATATTATAGATTCAATAAAGAAAGGAAAAGAAGTACTTTCTCATAAAGGATCTATGGGCAATATGGGTGCAGCTTGTATTGCATCTGCTGGTTACGGACTTACATCCGGAAGTGGTGTAAGCATTACAACGTTTCCAATTGTGCCAGATTATGAAAAGTATCCAAAAACAAAAGGAAGACAATTAGGTAAAACTTTTGGAGAAATAGGTTTAGCAGGGCATTGGTTAAAATTAGCATTGCATTATGCCTTTATTTATAAAGCTAAAATGCGTCCGTTTTGGTGGTTGATTCCAGAATAA
- a CDS encoding DUF2202 domain-containing protein: MKNFNQKHQLPIVITIIVLTFFYACNDNDTINTVNEDATEQVLIDADKASLLFMLEEEKLARDTYIYLNDVWTINQFANIKDSEQTHMDAIQKLLVEYHIEFTILPIGEFKNKGLQDYYNQFKVDGAISASHAYQIGATIEDLDIVDLQEYIDATNNSSLITVFENLKCGSRNHLRSFIKGIDKAGDSYTPQFLSQNEYESIILGSQEQCN; this comes from the coding sequence ATGAAAAATTTTAATCAAAAGCACCAATTACCTATTGTAATAACAATAATAGTGCTTACTTTTTTTTACGCATGTAATGATAACGATACTATTAATACTGTTAATGAAGATGCTACAGAGCAAGTTTTAATTGATGCAGACAAAGCTTCTTTATTATTTATGTTAGAAGAAGAAAAATTAGCAAGAGATACCTATATCTATTTAAATGATGTTTGGACTATAAATCAATTTGCTAATATTAAAGATAGTGAGCAAACTCATATGGATGCTATTCAGAAACTATTAGTTGAGTATCACATTGAGTTTACTATTTTGCCTATTGGTGAATTTAAAAACAAAGGTCTTCAAGATTATTATAATCAATTTAAAGTAGATGGAGCTATAAGTGCATCTCATGCCTATCAAATTGGGGCTACTATTGAAGATTTAGATATTGTAGATTTACAAGAGTATATTGATGCTACTAATAATTCATCTTTAATAACTGTTTTCGAAAATTTAAAATGTGGTTCTAGAAACCATTTAAGAAGCTTTATTAAAGGTATTGATAAAGCAGGAGATTCTTATACTCCTCAGTTTTTATCTCAAAATGAATATGAGAGTATAATTTTAGGTAGTCAAGAACAATGTAATTAA